From Ignavibacteriota bacterium, the proteins below share one genomic window:
- a CDS encoding malate dehydrogenase → MAKTVHVAVTGAAGAIGYAILPRIASGQVFGPDTRVALRLLELPHAMGALEGVAMELEDCAFPLLDSVVLTDQTETAFEGVNWALLIGSKPRTKGMERNDLIKDNGPIFVGQGKAIASKAASDVRVVVVGNPCNTNALIAMANAQGVAKERFSALTRLDQNRAVAQLAKKAGVDTTELSHVAIWGNHSATMYPDVENARIGGKPLTDVITDTAWLQGDFIKIIQQRGAAIINARGSSSAMSAANATIEHVRASITATPAGEWVSAAVPSDGSYGIDEGFIFSFPVRYDGAGNYEIVQGLPLSEYAKGKIAVTLQELRDEKTVVADLLG, encoded by the coding sequence ATGGCCAAGACCGTACATGTAGCAGTGACCGGCGCCGCGGGCGCCATCGGATACGCGATACTGCCGCGCATCGCATCAGGACAGGTGTTCGGACCCGACACACGCGTCGCACTGCGTCTGCTGGAACTTCCGCACGCGATGGGCGCGCTGGAAGGCGTCGCGATGGAACTCGAGGATTGCGCCTTTCCGCTGCTCGACAGCGTGGTGCTCACCGATCAGACCGAAACGGCCTTCGAGGGCGTGAACTGGGCGCTGCTCATCGGCTCGAAACCGCGCACCAAGGGCATGGAGCGCAACGACCTGATCAAGGACAACGGTCCGATCTTCGTCGGCCAGGGCAAGGCGATCGCCAGCAAGGCGGCGTCGGACGTGCGCGTGGTGGTGGTCGGCAATCCCTGCAACACCAACGCGCTTATCGCGATGGCGAACGCGCAGGGCGTCGCGAAGGAGCGCTTCAGCGCCCTCACACGTCTCGATCAGAACCGCGCCGTCGCGCAGCTCGCCAAAAAGGCCGGCGTCGACACAACGGAACTTTCGCATGTCGCGATCTGGGGCAACCACTCGGCCACCATGTATCCCGATGTCGAGAACGCGCGTATTGGCGGCAAGCCGCTTACCGACGTGATCACCGACACTGCGTGGCTGCAGGGCGACTTCATCAAGATCATTCAGCAGCGCGGCGCGGCGATCATCAATGCGCGCGGCAGCTCCTCGGCCATGTCGGCAGCCAATGCAACCATCGAACATGTGCGCGCCTCGATCACGGCGACACCCGCCGGCGAATGGGTCTCCGCGGCCGTGCCTTCCGACGGCAGCTACGGTATCGACGAGGGCTTCATCTTCTCCTTCCCCGTCCGCTACGACGGCGCGGGCAACTACGAGATCGTGCAGGGTCTGCCGCTCAGCGAGTATGCGAAAGGCAAGATTGCCGTGACATTGCAGGAACTCCGCGACGAAAAAACCGTGGTGGCCGATCTGCTCGGATAA
- a CDS encoding TonB-dependent receptor, giving the protein MHIRVPGCILFIVLLTAVAAAQTGKISGKVFDDETGDPIWAANVRVEGTSRGASTGQGGEFVILDVPVGKVTLVVTHVSYQKMTVRDVLVKSGETAFREVRLSTTAKTVDEVVVVAVRPLVDPGQATGKETLTMEDIENLPVRSIEGIIGMQAGVVATGGGLSIRGSRTDETGYVVDGYNASNPLFGGRTVSVINNAIAEINMQAGGYSAEHGGANAGLIGTTTRTGGPRLRFEAETYTDHWAEPGNKTLGTYSTGSSVHVLTAGGPIVGPLRFFIAGQNAFSRTPASGFQLPYNLTDKYDALLRNTPAHALLSPEEQAKPGIFDPQLGSSAKKIDYRFPGGMLLNAASESWTFNGNITADLGNVNLRAIGSYAFSSGRGGAGLTTRENERRASLSESEDYSATMKLTHFLSTNTFYELSAVYLGNFAVTMDNDHRHNIFSYGDSIANAQYGYQFRADGLPQLASTLFGANFTPFGSPMAGYGKTRFTSMQAKLNLLHQIGNTHEIKTGGEVVTYSIRSFGIDAFGLKNFMRENPDATALEIAGSAGTNYYGYDMYGREVDSGPDGPKRPVFGSFYALDKIELADLVLNVGVRYDYINTASKEFVDPHNIKFTSEGLVDQSEANMKSVAASHTLSPRLGFSFPVTERTVFYAQYGVFVQQSRLRDIYLGNAVISSNLKGGYAVSAPVGFGLRPERTTQYDFGFRQQLGENLAFDIGAYYRDIRDLIQQRQITAAPGAEHPAYYAWVNGDFATTSGVSLRIDVRRVERAQVSVDYTYADARGTGSSPSSAFRALWLSPTETPFLPKYPMLLDFDVTHKGSMNLDYRFRADDGPAIGDIYPFERMGLNLVFAFNSGRPYTRVNEFSFGDRRTPVEAINSSRTPWTFQLDGRLDRSFRVGPVDLNVYLWVVNILNTKNVTGVYATSGSANDNGFLSTDEGQNRIANYSRYGDVFGELYKDFYYQSYLMNAGVYGAPRRIYLGLRATF; this is encoded by the coding sequence ATGCACATCCGTGTACCAGGGTGTATTCTGTTCATTGTCCTGTTGACCGCCGTTGCGGCGGCGCAGACGGGAAAAATTTCGGGAAAAGTTTTTGACGACGAGACGGGTGATCCGATCTGGGCAGCCAACGTCCGAGTCGAAGGCACCTCACGCGGCGCTTCCACGGGCCAGGGAGGCGAATTTGTGATTCTCGACGTGCCCGTCGGCAAGGTCACGCTTGTTGTGACACACGTCTCGTATCAGAAGATGACCGTGCGCGACGTGCTCGTGAAAAGCGGCGAGACGGCCTTCCGCGAAGTGCGCCTCTCGACAACCGCCAAAACCGTCGACGAAGTTGTGGTCGTCGCCGTACGCCCGCTCGTGGATCCGGGGCAGGCCACAGGCAAGGAGACGCTCACGATGGAGGATATCGAGAACCTCCCAGTGCGCAGCATCGAGGGGATCATCGGCATGCAGGCCGGTGTAGTCGCGACAGGCGGCGGGCTCAGCATACGCGGCAGCCGCACCGATGAAACCGGGTATGTTGTGGACGGGTACAACGCGAGCAATCCGCTGTTCGGCGGGCGCACGGTGAGCGTGATCAACAATGCCATCGCCGAAATCAACATGCAGGCCGGCGGGTACTCCGCCGAACACGGCGGCGCGAACGCGGGACTCATCGGCACCACGACACGCACGGGCGGCCCGCGCCTGCGCTTCGAGGCCGAAACGTACACCGACCATTGGGCGGAACCGGGCAACAAGACACTCGGCACATACAGCACGGGCAGCAGCGTGCATGTGCTCACGGCGGGTGGTCCGATCGTGGGTCCGCTGCGCTTTTTTATCGCCGGCCAGAACGCGTTTTCACGCACGCCGGCATCCGGTTTCCAGCTTCCGTACAATCTCACCGACAAGTACGACGCGCTGCTGCGCAACACGCCGGCGCATGCGCTGCTCTCGCCCGAGGAACAGGCCAAGCCGGGCATCTTCGATCCGCAGCTCGGCTCCTCTGCGAAAAAAATCGACTACCGTTTCCCCGGCGGCATGCTTCTCAACGCCGCGAGCGAGTCGTGGACCTTCAACGGCAATATCACCGCCGACCTGGGCAACGTGAATCTGCGCGCGATCGGTTCCTACGCCTTCTCGAGCGGCAGGGGCGGCGCGGGACTCACGACGCGTGAGAACGAGCGGCGCGCCTCGCTGTCGGAGAGCGAGGATTACAGCGCAACGATGAAGCTGACGCATTTTCTTTCGACAAACACCTTCTACGAATTGTCCGCCGTGTATCTCGGAAATTTTGCCGTGACGATGGACAACGATCACCGGCACAACATCTTTTCGTACGGCGATTCGATCGCCAACGCGCAATACGGCTATCAGTTCCGCGCGGACGGCCTGCCGCAGCTTGCGTCGACGCTGTTCGGCGCGAATTTCACGCCGTTCGGATCACCCATGGCCGGCTACGGGAAAACCCGCTTCACGTCGATGCAGGCGAAGCTGAACCTCCTGCACCAGATCGGGAACACGCACGAGATCAAGACGGGCGGCGAAGTGGTCACGTACAGCATTCGCAGCTTCGGCATCGACGCCTTCGGCCTGAAGAACTTCATGCGTGAAAATCCTGATGCCACCGCCCTCGAAATAGCGGGAAGCGCGGGCACGAACTACTACGGCTACGACATGTACGGCAGGGAAGTGGATAGTGGACCCGACGGTCCGAAAAGGCCGGTGTTCGGATCCTTCTACGCGCTCGACAAAATCGAGCTTGCGGATCTGGTGCTCAACGTGGGTGTGCGCTACGATTACATCAACACCGCGTCGAAGGAATTTGTCGATCCGCACAACATCAAGTTCACGAGCGAGGGGCTTGTGGATCAGAGCGAGGCGAACATGAAGTCCGTCGCCGCGTCGCACACGCTGAGTCCGCGCCTCGGCTTCTCGTTCCCCGTGACCGAGCGCACGGTGTTTTATGCGCAGTACGGCGTGTTTGTGCAGCAGTCCCGTCTGCGCGACATCTACCTCGGCAACGCGGTGATTTCGAGCAACCTGAAGGGCGGGTACGCGGTGTCCGCGCCCGTCGGTTTCGGCCTGCGCCCCGAGCGGACCACGCAGTACGATTTTGGTTTCCGTCAGCAACTCGGCGAGAATCTCGCCTTCGATATCGGCGCATATTATCGCGACATCCGCGACCTGATTCAGCAGCGCCAGATCACGGCCGCGCCGGGCGCGGAGCATCCGGCGTATTACGCGTGGGTGAACGGCGACTTTGCCACGACGTCGGGCGTCTCGCTGCGCATCGACGTGCGGCGGGTCGAGCGCGCGCAGGTGTCGGTGGATTACACGTACGCCGATGCCCGCGGCACCGGGTCGAGTCCGTCGTCGGCCTTCCGCGCGCTGTGGCTCTCGCCCACCGAAACACCGTTCCTGCCGAAGTATCCGATGCTGCTCGACTTCGACGTGACCCACAAGGGTTCGATGAATCTCGACTACCGGTTCAGGGCCGACGATGGTCCCGCGATCGGCGACATCTACCCGTTCGAGCGTATGGGATTGAACCTCGTGTTCGCGTTCAACAGCGGCAGACCGTACACACGCGTCAACGAGTTCAGTTTCGGCGACCGCCGCACGCCGGTCGAGGCGATCAACTCGTCACGCACGCCGTGGACGTTTCAGCTCGACGGCCGTCTCGACCGCTCGTTCCGCGTCGGACCTGTCGACCTCAACGTGTACCTCTGGGTCGTGAACATTCTCAACACCAAGAACGTGACCGGCGTGTACGCGACATCCGGCAGCGCGAACGACAACGGCTTCCTCTCGACCGACGAGGGGCAGAACCGCATCGCCAACTACAGCCGGTACGGTGATGTGTTCGGCGAGTTGTACAAGGATTTCTACTACCAGTCGTATCTCATGAACGCGGGCGTGTATGGCGCGCCCCGCAGAATTTACCTCGGTCTCCGCGCCACGTTCTGA
- a CDS encoding histidine phosphatase family protein — protein sequence MKKLLLVRHAKSAWDNLDGSDHNRPLNSRGAHDAPAMGAHLLARGIRPDLILASSAVRTTSTAQALADAMSVDAARIHTLPSLYLAPAADILAAVAACPDTVDTIMLVAHSPGIGDASAVLTSEPPRHMPTCAVACLGSTAATWREAAQPGGCTLQFWTSPRQLRHGMD from the coding sequence ATGAAGAAACTTTTGCTCGTGCGCCACGCCAAATCCGCGTGGGACAACCTCGACGGTTCGGATCACAACCGTCCTCTGAATTCCCGCGGCGCACACGATGCGCCGGCGATGGGAGCGCACCTGCTCGCCCGCGGCATTCGCCCCGATCTTATCCTCGCCAGCAGCGCCGTGCGCACAACAAGCACGGCGCAGGCGTTGGCGGACGCCATGTCGGTGGATGCCGCCCGCATCCACACACTGCCCTCGCTGTATCTCGCACCTGCCGCCGACATTCTTGCCGCTGTTGCCGCATGTCCCGACACTGTCGACACCATCATGCTTGTCGCGCACAGTCCGGGCATCGGCGACGCCTCGGCCGTGCTCACCAGCGAGCCGCCGCGGCACATGCCCACCTGCGCCGTTGCCTGTCTTGGCAGCACCGCCGCGACATGGCGTGAGGCGGCGCAGCCAGGGGGCTGTACGCTGCAGTTCTGGACCTCCCCGCGTCAGTTGCGTCACGGGATGGATTAA
- a CDS encoding PorV/PorQ family protein: MKLVSNAATASRVRGMSLLVLLVAAAALLPGVSSFAGGGNRRGTAAADQLLVPVGARGIALGGAPLSGISGTEAIYYNPAGLAGMSTSVDVRFSHMSGFDADGLNYAAVGASFAGFGHVGLSIKSFSFGDIVYTDERNPDGTGAVFAPTFVDLGITYARALTDRIRAGLTAHIVSEELNRVSSSGIAFDIGVQYHGLANVRGLQLGVALKHLGSAMAFDGPGLYRTVNEIGSDREGQLLKIEAAGFQMPTSIEIGMGYVRDLAPEHVLTVSSSFENNNFLPDQYRMAVEYGYMNLFFARVSYTLAGGDAADVNGESSYLFGPSFGAGVRQNAGSIAFEFDYAYRTAKVFKGSHAFTLGITF, from the coding sequence ATGAAACTCGTTTCGAATGCAGCAACAGCATCGCGCGTGCGCGGCATGTCCCTCCTTGTCCTCCTCGTTGCGGCGGCAGCGTTGCTGCCGGGCGTGAGCAGCTTCGCCGGCGGAGGCAACCGGCGTGGCACCGCGGCAGCCGACCAGCTCCTCGTGCCGGTCGGGGCGCGCGGTATCGCGCTCGGCGGCGCGCCGCTGTCGGGTATCTCCGGCACCGAGGCCATATACTACAATCCCGCCGGACTCGCCGGCATGTCCACGTCTGTGGACGTCCGTTTCTCACACATGAGCGGCTTCGACGCCGACGGTCTGAACTACGCTGCGGTCGGCGCGTCTTTCGCCGGCTTCGGCCATGTCGGACTGTCGATCAAGTCGTTCTCGTTCGGCGACATCGTCTACACCGACGAACGTAATCCCGACGGCACAGGCGCCGTGTTTGCTCCGACCTTTGTGGATCTCGGCATCACATACGCGCGCGCTCTCACCGACCGCATACGCGCCGGACTGACCGCGCATATCGTGTCGGAGGAATTGAACCGCGTGTCGTCGTCGGGCATCGCGTTCGACATCGGCGTGCAGTATCACGGCCTCGCCAACGTACGAGGCCTGCAGCTCGGCGTGGCGCTCAAACATCTCGGCAGCGCGATGGCGTTTGATGGACCGGGCCTGTACCGCACGGTGAACGAAATCGGATCGGATCGTGAAGGACAACTGCTGAAAATCGAGGCGGCGGGATTCCAGATGCCCACCTCGATCGAGATCGGTATGGGGTATGTGCGGGATCTGGCACCCGAACACGTGCTCACCGTCTCGTCATCCTTCGAGAACAACAACTTCCTGCCTGATCAGTACCGCATGGCCGTCGAATACGGATACATGAATCTGTTTTTTGCGCGCGTCTCGTACACACTTGCGGGTGGTGACGCGGCGGACGTGAACGGCGAGTCGTCGTATCTTTTCGGCCCCTCCTTCGGTGCGGGCGTCCGCCAGAACGCAGGCAGTATCGCCTTCGAATTCGATTACGCCTACCGGACCGCGAAAGTATTCAAAGGTTCTCATGCCTTTACGCTGGGTATAACGTTTTAG
- a CDS encoding T9SS type A sorting domain-containing protein, translating into MIRITPFLLSALLVFPLAAAAENPEGPQKGGLSKTLSNDQWDFISVNNILMWMSNNGRMSHNPLSDQSGCEWPKRSAKYVIFTDGIIWGGKIQGQRRVGGATYNAGLQAGPILPDGKAADPSDPRYRIFKIQRVNAEQFAALSAADQQRLQKDFVEWPAGPPPGGSGAPWRDRNGNGIYEPNFTDWLQYGDSTRSDIPLLPGDENIWFVSNDLDSRRTVNLYGSPPIGIELHTLVWAYKRTGPLSNIVFTRYTIINKGTDDLLEAYFSKWSDPDLGDAWDDFVGIDTTLSLGYAYNGLSKDEVYGVPPAAGYDFFQGPIVPSPGDSARYNFGIRTGVKNLGVSSFAFYINGSSVYRDPDLKDPAGAEQMYNYMQGRLYNGRQYVDPTTGQIVRMCLPGDPITRAGWIDGIVSTPGDRRFLMTSGPFTLARGDTQEVVVSTIVGRGSDRLNSIKVLKYFDRYAQIAFDNNFDLPQAPPSPIVRASLHNRQAVLTWGDPDIVARVEKHSDRGYRFQGYNVYQFRKASDPLDDAVRLATFDVVDGTSIIFDEVLDEKSGIVLDVPVQFGTDGGLERSFEVTKDFLLDRPLVNNQPYYFAVTAYAFNPNPDATPRQLESTPVIIEVRPQTTDPGVRFGEPLRNRIVPVHTGGTSTGFAEVEVVDPLRLTGDTYEVSFRSTGNVATTYDHTMDGGTVDTLHVPSFDTWVLKNVTKGTTPVTGATGFHGLQTDYYVVDGFKIGVRGSSYYTQYNAREYDPANPRLHHDEILLREWIGGPEVFTPYERGSKDSGRWWECGYNGEFGSSLKGYQVDRIVEIRFDSTKPQKGYMFLRGASPNYGYRGYFDSPIQVWDVTDADPSKHFQLCYAWVEQFGRPAQDNRWGPTTDPNDREMLYILNERYTGTPNPAWTDPSFRLNTGARNMPILYWSWHLLKTDYAGQRDPWQRGTIWRITPKVAFSERDTYTFSTIPPTFSKEQAKSDVSAVNVFPNPYYASNTREQNKYQRFVTINHLPARASFKIYTLSGVLVRSFEKNDASQYATWNLLNDNGLPIASGLYYIHIEMPDLGLEKTLRLAVVTETQFLDRI; encoded by the coding sequence ATGATACGTATCACACCGTTTCTCCTGTCCGCGCTGCTTGTGTTTCCGCTTGCTGCCGCGGCCGAAAATCCGGAAGGCCCCCAGAAGGGTGGCCTGTCGAAAACCCTTTCGAACGACCAGTGGGACTTCATTTCCGTCAACAACATCCTGATGTGGATGTCGAACAACGGGCGTATGTCGCACAATCCGCTGTCGGATCAGTCCGGCTGCGAATGGCCCAAGCGCAGCGCGAAGTACGTGATCTTCACCGACGGCATCATCTGGGGCGGGAAGATACAGGGTCAGCGGCGCGTGGGCGGCGCCACGTACAATGCGGGCCTGCAGGCCGGGCCGATACTGCCCGACGGCAAGGCCGCCGATCCCAGCGATCCGCGCTACCGCATCTTCAAGATTCAGCGCGTGAATGCCGAGCAGTTCGCGGCGCTGTCGGCCGCGGATCAGCAGCGGCTGCAGAAGGACTTCGTGGAATGGCCCGCGGGTCCGCCTCCCGGTGGATCGGGTGCGCCGTGGCGCGACAGGAACGGCAACGGCATCTACGAGCCGAATTTTACGGACTGGCTGCAGTACGGCGATTCGACACGCAGCGACATACCGCTGCTGCCGGGCGACGAGAACATCTGGTTCGTGTCGAACGATCTCGACTCGCGCCGCACCGTGAACCTCTACGGATCACCGCCCATCGGTATCGAACTGCACACGCTGGTGTGGGCGTACAAGCGCACCGGACCACTTTCGAACATCGTGTTCACGCGATACACCATCATCAACAAGGGCACCGACGATCTGCTCGAGGCGTATTTCTCGAAATGGTCCGATCCCGATCTCGGCGACGCGTGGGACGACTTTGTGGGTATCGATACAACGCTCAGCCTGGGTTACGCCTACAACGGTCTCTCGAAGGACGAAGTGTACGGCGTGCCGCCCGCGGCGGGATACGATTTCTTCCAGGGGCCGATCGTGCCCAGTCCGGGCGATTCTGCGCGATACAATTTCGGCATCCGCACGGGTGTGAAAAATCTGGGCGTGTCGAGCTTCGCATTTTACATCAACGGCAGTTCCGTGTACCGCGATCCCGATCTGAAGGATCCTGCGGGAGCGGAGCAGATGTACAACTACATGCAGGGGCGCCTCTACAACGGAAGGCAGTATGTGGATCCCACCACCGGGCAGATCGTGCGCATGTGCCTGCCGGGTGATCCAATCACCCGCGCCGGATGGATCGACGGCATCGTGTCGACACCGGGCGACCGGCGTTTCCTGATGACGTCGGGTCCGTTCACGCTGGCGCGCGGCGACACGCAGGAGGTGGTCGTCTCGACGATCGTGGGCCGCGGATCAGACCGGCTCAACAGCATCAAGGTGCTGAAGTACTTCGACCGCTACGCGCAGATCGCCTTCGACAACAATTTCGACCTGCCGCAGGCGCCGCCCTCGCCCATCGTGCGTGCGTCGCTGCACAACCGCCAGGCGGTGCTTACTTGGGGCGATCCCGACATCGTGGCGCGTGTCGAGAAACACAGCGACCGCGGCTACCGCTTCCAGGGGTACAACGTGTATCAGTTCCGCAAGGCGAGCGATCCGCTCGACGACGCCGTGCGTCTCGCGACCTTCGATGTTGTCGACGGAACGTCGATCATCTTCGACGAAGTGCTCGACGAGAAATCGGGCATCGTGCTCGACGTGCCCGTGCAGTTCGGCACCGACGGAGGACTCGAGCGTTCCTTCGAAGTGACCAAGGATTTTCTGCTCGACCGTCCGCTGGTGAACAATCAGCCGTACTACTTCGCCGTCACGGCCTACGCGTTTAATCCCAATCCCGACGCCACGCCGCGTCAGCTCGAATCGACTCCGGTGATCATCGAAGTGAGGCCGCAGACGACCGATCCGGGCGTGCGTTTCGGCGAACCACTGCGCAACCGCATCGTGCCCGTGCACACCGGAGGCACATCCACCGGTTTTGCGGAAGTGGAGGTGGTGGATCCGCTGCGCCTGACAGGCGACACATACGAAGTGTCGTTCCGCAGCACGGGAAATGTCGCGACGACATACGATCACACGATGGACGGCGGGACGGTGGACACGCTGCACGTGCCGTCTTTCGACACGTGGGTGCTGAAGAATGTGACCAAGGGCACAACACCGGTGACCGGGGCCACGGGCTTCCACGGCCTGCAGACCGACTATTACGTGGTGGACGGATTCAAGATCGGCGTGCGCGGTTCGAGTTACTACACGCAGTACAACGCGCGGGAGTACGATCCGGCCAATCCGCGCCTGCATCACGACGAGATACTGCTCCGCGAATGGATCGGCGGTCCCGAAGTGTTCACGCCCTACGAGCGCGGATCGAAGGACAGCGGGCGTTGGTGGGAATGCGGATACAACGGCGAGTTCGGCAGCAGTCTGAAGGGGTATCAAGTGGACCGCATTGTCGAGATCCGCTTCGATTCCACGAAGCCGCAGAAGGGGTACATGTTCCTGCGCGGCGCGTCGCCGAACTACGGCTACCGCGGGTATTTCGATTCGCCCATACAGGTGTGGGATGTGACCGACGCCGATCCTTCCAAACATTTCCAGCTCTGTTACGCATGGGTCGAGCAGTTCGGCCGACCCGCGCAGGACAACCGCTGGGGACCGACGACGGATCCGAACGACCGCGAGATGTTGTACATCCTGAACGAGCGCTACACCGGCACGCCGAATCCCGCATGGACCGATCCCAGTTTCCGCCTGAACACCGGCGCGCGGAACATGCCGATCCTGTACTGGTCCTGGCATCTGCTCAAGACCGACTACGCGGGTCAGCGTGATCCGTGGCAGCGCGGGACGATATGGCGCATCACGCCGAAGGTGGCTTTCTCCGAGCGTGACACGTACACGTTCTCGACGATACCGCCGACCTTCTCGAAGGAGCAGGCCAAGAGTGACGTGTCGGCCGTGAACGTGTTTCCGAATCCCTACTACGCGTCGAACACGCGCGAGCAGAACAAGTATCAGCGTTTCGTGACCATCAACCATCTGCCTGCGCGCGCGTCATTCAAGATTTACACGCTGTCGGGCGTGCTCGTGCGTTCCTTCGAAAAGAACGACGCGAGCCAGTACGCGACATGGAATCTGCTCAACGACAACGGCCTGCCGATCGCGAGCGGCCTCTACTACATCCATATCGAGATGCCCGATCTGGGACTCGAGAAAACACTCCGTCTCGCGGTGGTGACGGAGACACAATTCCTCGATCGTATCTGA